In Deinococcus aquaedulcis, one DNA window encodes the following:
- a CDS encoding zinc-dependent alcohol dehydrogenase, with product MKAIVWQGTNKIGVETVPDPTLLLPTDAIIKITSTAICGSDLHLLDGVIPSMEKGDILGHEFMGEVVEVGREVKKLKVGDRVVVPFNIACGVCDPCRRGLFSACDNSNPNHRMAEALYGGTSGGGLFGYSHMYGGYAGGQAQYVRVPFADIGPHKIESDLSDEQVLFLTDIFPTGYQAAEQCGIIPGRDVVAVFGAGPVGQFAARSAQLLGAAHVIVIDRVPERLAMAEAAGCQTINYEQDDVLVALREATGGRGPDHVIDAVGMEAHGHGPGALVDTAKQRLRLSFDRITALRWALLSCAKGGTVSLPGVYGGLIDKVPMGAAFAKGLTFKMGQTHTQRYVAPLLARIEARQIDPSFVITHRASLDEAPDLYKTFRDKHDGCIKVVLNPWA from the coding sequence GTGAAGGCCATTGTCTGGCAGGGCACGAACAAGATCGGCGTCGAGACGGTGCCGGACCCCACCCTCCTGCTGCCCACCGACGCGATCATCAAGATCACGTCCACGGCCATCTGCGGCTCGGACCTGCACCTGCTGGACGGCGTAATTCCCAGCATGGAAAAGGGCGACATCCTGGGCCACGAGTTCATGGGTGAAGTGGTGGAGGTGGGCCGCGAGGTCAAGAAGCTCAAGGTGGGCGACCGCGTAGTGGTGCCCTTCAACATCGCCTGCGGGGTGTGTGACCCCTGCCGCCGGGGCCTGTTCAGCGCCTGCGACAACTCCAACCCCAACCACCGTATGGCCGAGGCGCTGTACGGAGGCACCAGCGGCGGCGGGCTGTTCGGGTACTCGCACATGTACGGCGGTTACGCGGGCGGGCAGGCCCAGTACGTGCGCGTGCCCTTTGCCGATATTGGCCCGCACAAGATCGAATCGGACCTCAGCGACGAGCAGGTCCTGTTCCTCACCGACATCTTCCCCACCGGCTACCAGGCCGCCGAGCAGTGCGGGATTATCCCGGGGCGGGACGTGGTGGCGGTGTTCGGCGCCGGGCCCGTGGGCCAGTTTGCCGCCCGCAGCGCGCAGCTGCTGGGGGCCGCCCACGTCATCGTGATTGACCGCGTGCCCGAACGGCTGGCGATGGCCGAGGCTGCTGGCTGCCAGACCATCAATTACGAGCAGGACGACGTGCTGGTGGCCCTGCGCGAGGCCACGGGCGGGCGCGGCCCCGACCACGTGATTGACGCGGTGGGCATGGAAGCCCACGGGCATGGCCCCGGCGCCCTGGTGGACACTGCCAAGCAGCGCCTGCGCCTGAGCTTTGACCGCATCACCGCCCTGCGCTGGGCCCTGCTGAGCTGTGCCAAGGGCGGCACAGTGAGCCTGCCCGGCGTGTACGGCGGCCTGATTGACAAGGTGCCGATGGGCGCGGCCTTCGCCAAGGGCCTGACCTTCAAGATGGGCCAGACCCACACCCAGCGCTACGTGGCGCCGCTGCTGGCCCGCATTGAAGCGCGGCAGATTGACCCCAGCTTTGTGATTACGCACCGCGCCTCGCTGGACGAGGCCCCGGACCTGTACAAAACCTTCCGTGACAAGCACGACGGCTGTATCAAGGTGGTGCTGAATCCCTGGGCATAG
- a CDS encoding type III pantothenate kinase — protein MPAFPLLAVDIGNTSTVLGLADETLALTHTWRVRTNRDMLPDDLALQLQGLFSLAGAAPPHAAVLSSVAPPVGQNLALALQRHFGIQPFEVSATNLPDVQVELDIPDAVGADRLCNLFGAERYLSQSEYAVVVDFGTSTNFDVIGRGRRFIGGVLATGAQVSADALFARAAKLPRIALEAPQTAIGKNTTHALQSGLVYGYAEMVDGLLRRIRAELPGPAVAVATGGFARTVEGLCREIDHYDDTLTLRGLVELWASR, from the coding sequence GTGCCTGCTTTTCCCCTTCTGGCTGTGGACATTGGCAACACCAGCACAGTGCTGGGCCTGGCCGATGAGACGCTCGCCCTGACCCATACGTGGCGGGTGCGCACCAACCGCGACATGTTGCCCGATGATCTGGCGCTGCAGCTCCAAGGATTGTTCTCGCTGGCCGGCGCGGCACCCCCCCACGCCGCTGTGCTGAGCAGCGTGGCGCCGCCCGTTGGGCAGAACCTCGCGCTGGCCCTGCAGCGCCACTTCGGCATTCAGCCGTTCGAGGTGAGTGCCACCAATCTGCCCGATGTTCAGGTGGAACTCGACATTCCCGACGCCGTGGGCGCGGACCGCCTGTGCAACCTGTTCGGGGCCGAAAGGTACCTGAGCCAGTCTGAATACGCCGTGGTCGTGGATTTCGGCACCAGCACGAACTTCGACGTGATCGGCCGGGGCCGCCGCTTTATCGGCGGGGTGCTGGCCACCGGCGCGCAGGTCAGCGCCGACGCGCTGTTCGCCCGCGCCGCCAAGCTGCCGCGCATTGCCCTGGAAGCGCCGCAGACCGCCATCGGCAAGAACACCACCCACGCCCTGCAGTCGGGGCTGGTGTACGGCTACGCCGAGATGGTGGACGGCCTGCTGCGCCGCATCCGCGCCGAACTGCCCGGCCCAGCGGTGGCCGTGGCAACCGGCGGGTTTGCCCGCACGGTCGAGGGCCTGTGCCGCGAAATTGACCATTACGACGACACGCTGACCCTGCGCGGTCTGGTGGAACTCTGGGCCAGTCGGTAA
- the sufC gene encoding Fe-S cluster assembly ATPase SufC yields MTHQLEIRNLHASVGDQPILKGINLVVPRGELHAIMGPNGNGKSTLAKVIVGDPEYTVTEGEILVDGENILEMEPDERARLGVFLAFQYPVEIPGVTIANFLRLAMQARKPEGEEVGFAEFYGKLQSALKTLEWDESIVERYLNAGFSGGEKKRNEILQMLMLEPNYIIMDETDSGLDVDALKIVAKGVNSMRGPGLGGLIITHYQRLLDYITPDKVHIIVNGRVVQTGGPELAKKLDTQGYDWVKELATA; encoded by the coding sequence ATGACCCACCAGCTCGAAATCCGCAACCTGCACGCCTCCGTCGGTGATCAGCCCATCCTGAAGGGCATCAATCTGGTGGTGCCCCGGGGTGAACTGCACGCCATCATGGGGCCGAACGGCAACGGCAAGAGCACCCTGGCCAAAGTAATTGTGGGCGACCCCGAATACACCGTCACCGAAGGCGAAATTCTGGTGGACGGCGAGAACATTCTGGAGATGGAACCCGACGAGCGCGCCCGCCTGGGCGTGTTCCTGGCCTTCCAGTACCCGGTGGAAATTCCCGGTGTGACCATCGCCAACTTCCTGCGCCTGGCCATGCAGGCCCGCAAGCCCGAAGGCGAGGAAGTGGGCTTTGCCGAGTTCTACGGCAAGCTGCAGAGCGCCCTGAAGACCCTGGAATGGGACGAGAGCATCGTCGAGCGCTACCTGAACGCCGGCTTTTCCGGCGGCGAGAAGAAGCGCAACGAGATTCTGCAGATGCTGATGCTGGAGCCCAACTACATCATCATGGACGAGACCGACAGCGGCCTGGACGTGGACGCGCTGAAGATCGTCGCCAAGGGCGTGAACTCTATGCGCGGCCCTGGCCTGGGCGGCCTGATCATCACTCACTACCAGCGCCTGCTGGACTACATCACCCCGGACAAGGTGCACATCATCGTGAACGGGCGCGTGGTGCAGACCGGCGGCCCCGAACTGGCCAAGAAACTCGACACCCAGGGCTACGACTGGGTCAAGGAACTGGCGACGGCGTAA
- a CDS encoding DUF421 domain-containing protein, with product MSAEIVPFDWGRMFLGDVPPLFLLEIAFRTTLMFLWLVFLLRVTGKRGLAQLSPLELAIVIGLGSAAGDPMFYPEVPLLHAMLVLALVVALQRLLSHLVIHSETVETFVEGTPIELVRDGVLSRQAMVRANLSREDVFERLRAQGVRQLGQVQRLYFEQDGALTVFTHAQNPPPGLAVVPPWDLEPPRELTPADDYRGPVACLNCGQVRPAPEPAESLSAMSCTCGESRWTQATADPLGPGEPPTPEERGEGGGRGPGVPGTR from the coding sequence ATGAGCGCTGAGATCGTGCCCTTTGACTGGGGCCGCATGTTCCTGGGGGACGTCCCCCCGCTGTTTCTGCTGGAAATCGCCTTTCGCACCACCCTGATGTTCCTGTGGCTGGTGTTCCTGCTGCGCGTGACCGGCAAGCGGGGGCTGGCGCAGCTCAGTCCGCTGGAACTGGCCATCGTGATTGGCCTGGGTTCGGCGGCGGGCGACCCGATGTTCTACCCCGAGGTGCCGCTGCTGCACGCCATGCTGGTGCTGGCGCTGGTGGTGGCCCTGCAGCGCCTGCTGTCGCATCTGGTGATTCATAGCGAGACGGTCGAGACCTTTGTGGAGGGCACGCCCATTGAACTGGTGCGCGACGGCGTGCTGAGCCGGCAGGCCATGGTGCGCGCCAACCTCAGCCGCGAGGACGTGTTCGAGCGCCTGCGTGCCCAGGGGGTGCGCCAGCTGGGGCAGGTGCAGCGGCTGTACTTCGAGCAGGACGGTGCCCTGACCGTGTTTACCCACGCGCAGAACCCGCCCCCTGGCCTGGCCGTGGTGCCGCCCTGGGACCTGGAACCCCCCCGCGAACTGACCCCTGCCGACGACTACCGGGGCCCGGTGGCCTGCTTGAACTGTGGGCAGGTGCGCCCCGCGCCAGAGCCCGCCGAGTCGCTGTCGGCCATGAGTTGCACCTGCGGCGAGTCGCGCTGGACCCAGGCCACCGCCGACCCCCTGGGCCCCGGCGAGCCCCCTACCCCCGAAGAGCGCGGCGAAGGCGGCGGCCGTGGCCCTGGCGTGCCGGGCACCCGCTGA
- a CDS encoding SRPBCC family protein, whose protein sequence is MTQDERSTPTDSTSEHTPSTGAHMPALERSVVGSVGVALMGAGLRSARPLQKLVLGTVGAGLAAMAATGRNPIATALKIRQGAGGEVLVGDAVTIGRPAAELYALWRPLENLPQLMTHLERVEVLSETRSRWTVKAPTGEVSWEAEITADEPGRRLAWQSLPGAAVENHGEVLFRPAPGNRGTEVVVRLAYRPPAGTAGAIVARLTGEEPAQQLRDDLMRFKREQEVGHAPTTEGQTSGRAAKGGEA, encoded by the coding sequence ATGACACAGGATGAGCGTTCCACCCCCACCGACTCCACCTCCGAACACACGCCCAGCACGGGCGCCCACATGCCGGCGCTGGAGCGCTCCGTGGTGGGCAGCGTGGGCGTGGCCCTGATGGGCGCGGGCCTGCGCAGCGCCCGCCCACTGCAGAAACTGGTGCTGGGCACCGTGGGCGCCGGTCTGGCGGCGATGGCCGCCACGGGCCGCAACCCCATTGCCACCGCCCTGAAAATCCGTCAGGGCGCGGGCGGCGAGGTGCTGGTGGGTGACGCGGTCACCATTGGGCGCCCGGCGGCCGAGCTGTACGCCCTCTGGCGGCCACTAGAGAACCTGCCGCAGCTGATGACACACCTGGAGCGCGTGGAGGTGCTGAGTGAAACCCGCTCGCGCTGGACGGTCAAGGCCCCCACGGGCGAGGTGAGCTGGGAGGCCGAGATCACGGCCGATGAACCGGGTCGCCGCCTCGCGTGGCAGTCTCTGCCGGGCGCGGCCGTGGAGAACCACGGCGAGGTGCTGTTCCGCCCGGCCCCCGGCAACCGGGGCACCGAGGTCGTGGTGCGCCTCGCCTACCGGCCCCCGGCGGGCACGGCCGGCGCCATCGTGGCCCGGCTGACCGGCGAGGAACCCGCCCAGCAGCTGCGCGACGACCTGATGCGCTTCAAGCGGGAGCAAGAGGTGGGCCACGCGCCCACCACCGAAGGACAGACGAGTGGCCGCGCCGCCAAGGGAGGCGAAGCATGA
- the mltG gene encoding endolytic transglycosylase MltG produces the protein MTRLKRSGPPLWLRLVLGLLTLLLLGAGGAALYVRSLLAPAGGGAYTLEVQPGDTLAGVAAQLQERGIVKSADALRLYMRREGTAGRLKEGLYDLSGRMTLAQVADKLAGPARIPTVTVTIPEGRRVKDLPAIFQKAGFDGAALRAALNDASLSRHAGKARDLEGFVFPATYEFRPKDSARTIVQTMVARMEQEFTPANVARAKALGLSVRDWVVLASMVQAEAANDGEMPIIAGVFLNRLKVPMTLGSDPTVAYGLGKDLPELDRPAGDFKRDTPYNTYTRAGLPAGPINNPGQAALLAVLNPQRTLQDGREALYFLHGRNRKIYVNHSFAEHNRDIARYR, from the coding sequence ATGACCCGGCTGAAGAGGTCGGGGCCGCCCCTGTGGCTGCGGCTGGTGCTGGGCCTGCTGACCCTGCTGCTGTTGGGGGCCGGCGGCGCGGCGCTGTACGTGCGCAGCCTGCTCGCCCCGGCGGGGGGCGGCGCCTACACCCTGGAGGTGCAACCCGGCGACACGCTGGCGGGGGTAGCGGCCCAGCTGCAGGAGAGGGGCATCGTGAAAAGTGCCGACGCCCTGCGCCTGTACATGCGCCGCGAGGGAACCGCTGGCCGGTTGAAAGAGGGCCTGTATGACCTCAGTGGCCGCATGACGCTGGCCCAGGTGGCCGACAAGCTGGCCGGGCCCGCGCGCATTCCCACCGTCACCGTGACCATCCCCGAAGGGCGCCGGGTGAAAGACCTGCCCGCCATTTTCCAGAAGGCTGGCTTTGACGGCGCGGCCCTGCGCGCGGCCCTGAACGACGCCAGCCTGTCCCGCCACGCGGGCAAGGCGCGCGACCTTGAAGGCTTCGTGTTTCCGGCCACGTACGAGTTCCGGCCTAAGGACAGCGCCCGCACCATCGTGCAGACGATGGTGGCGCGCATGGAGCAGGAATTTACCCCGGCCAATGTGGCCCGGGCCAAGGCGCTGGGCCTGAGCGTGCGCGACTGGGTGGTGCTGGCCAGCATGGTGCAGGCCGAGGCTGCCAATGACGGGGAAATGCCCATTATTGCCGGGGTGTTCCTGAACCGCCTGAAGGTGCCCATGACCCTGGGCAGCGACCCCACCGTGGCCTACGGCCTGGGCAAGGACCTGCCGGAACTGGACCGCCCGGCCGGGGATTTCAAGCGTGACACGCCCTACAACACCTATACGCGCGCCGGGCTGCCCGCCGGGCCCATCAACAACCCCGGGCAGGCGGCGCTGCTGGCGGTTCTGAACCCCCAGCGCACCCTGCAAGATGGCCGCGAGGCGCTGTACTTCCTGCACGGCCGGAACCGCAAGATTTACGTGAACCACTCGTTCGCGGAGCACAACCGCGACATCGCCCGCTACCGGTAG
- a CDS encoding SDR family NAD(P)-dependent oxidoreductase, whose translation MRIPKRLLLLGAAGALAARRALKTPYDLSGKTVLITGGSRGLGLALAQEFLNRGARVTLMARTEADLKRAQARLNAGDRVSTVTGNVAVPEDAARAVQATVQAHGRLDVLVNNAGIIQLGPVAHATEEDFRTAMEVNAFGPLRLIRAALPHLRGGGRVLIVSSLGGKVAIPHLTPYTMSKFASAGLGQALRQELAREGVEVTTVLPGLMRTGSPMNAPVKGQPHKEYALFATLAASPLLSLDAHEASRRIVNALVRGDVEAMIGGPALLLRTAQALAPQLTSDLLRLGNRLLPGPGASDGMVEGRAVESALTRANPIKRGAEEEFNQRGAHGHAPGSDLN comes from the coding sequence ATGCGAATCCCGAAACGACTGCTGTTGCTGGGGGCCGCAGGCGCCCTCGCGGCCCGGCGCGCCCTGAAGACCCCCTACGACCTGAGTGGCAAGACCGTGCTGATCACCGGCGGCTCTCGCGGGCTGGGGCTGGCGCTGGCCCAGGAATTCCTGAACCGGGGCGCCCGCGTAACCCTGATGGCCCGCACCGAGGCGGACCTGAAGAGGGCCCAGGCGCGCCTGAACGCGGGCGACCGCGTGAGCACCGTCACCGGCAACGTGGCCGTGCCCGAAGACGCCGCGCGCGCCGTGCAGGCCACTGTGCAGGCCCACGGGCGCCTGGACGTGCTGGTGAACAACGCGGGCATCATTCAGCTGGGGCCGGTCGCCCACGCCACCGAAGAAGACTTCCGCACGGCCATGGAGGTCAACGCCTTCGGGCCGCTGCGTCTGATCCGCGCCGCGCTGCCCCACCTGCGCGGCGGCGGCCGGGTGCTGATCGTGTCCTCGCTGGGGGGCAAGGTGGCGATTCCGCACCTCACGCCCTACACCATGAGCAAGTTCGCCTCGGCGGGGCTGGGGCAGGCGCTGCGGCAGGAACTGGCGCGCGAGGGCGTGGAGGTCACCACCGTCTTGCCGGGCCTGATGCGCACGGGCAGCCCGATGAACGCGCCGGTCAAGGGCCAGCCGCACAAGGAATACGCCCTGTTTGCCACCCTCGCCGCCTCGCCGCTGCTGTCACTGGACGCCCACGAAGCCTCGCGGCGCATTGTGAACGCCCTGGTGCGCGGGGACGTGGAGGCCATGATCGGCGGGCCCGCCCTGCTGCTGCGCACCGCCCAGGCGCTGGCGCCGCAGCTGACCTCTGACCTGCTGCGCCTGGGCAACCGCCTGTTGCCTGGCCCCGGGGCCAGCGACGGCATGGTGGAGGGCCGCGCGGTGGAAAGTGCCCTGACCCGCGCCAACCCCATCAAGCGCGGGGCCGAAGAGGAATTCAACCAGCGCGGCGCGCACGGCCACGCCCCGGGCAGCGACCTGAACTGA
- a CDS encoding 2Fe-2S iron-sulfur cluster-binding protein gives MTQQVTVQVEGYGEIQARAGERLVLALERGGVDILHRCGGVARCTTCRVSFQDGEPDAMTAAEYDKLQEKGLLGTARLSCQIECTPDMALTPLQTARSSGLEPGKAPAEQIEPEPVWTTRPGASTEG, from the coding sequence ATGACGCAACAGGTGACCGTGCAGGTGGAAGGCTACGGCGAGATTCAGGCGCGCGCCGGGGAACGGCTGGTGCTGGCGCTGGAGCGCGGCGGGGTGGACATCCTGCACCGCTGCGGGGGCGTGGCGCGCTGCACCACCTGCCGCGTGAGCTTTCAGGACGGCGAGCCAGACGCCATGACGGCCGCCGAATACGACAAGCTGCAGGAAAAGGGCCTGCTGGGCACCGCGCGGCTGTCCTGCCAGATCGAGTGCACCCCGGACATGGCGCTGACCCCACTGCAAACCGCGCGCAGCAGCGGCCTGGAACCCGGCAAGGCCCCCGCTGAGCAGATTGAGCCCGAGCCGGTCTGGACCACCCGCCCCGGCGCCTCCACCGAGGGGTAA
- a CDS encoding Txe/YoeB family addiction module toxin: MNLSFTPNGWADYLWLHTHEPKLLRKLHRLLDECLRTPFEGTGKPEPLKHEYAGFWSRRLTAEHRLVYAVDNDAITVIACRSHYE, from the coding sequence GTGAACCTGAGTTTCACGCCGAATGGCTGGGCTGACTACCTGTGGCTTCACACCCATGAGCCCAAGCTGCTGCGCAAGCTTCACCGCCTGCTGGACGAATGTCTGCGCACGCCGTTTGAAGGCACCGGCAAACCGGAACCCCTGAAGCACGAATACGCCGGATTCTGGTCACGCCGCCTCACCGCCGAGCATCGCCTCGTGTATGCCGTGGACAATGACGCCATTACGGTCATCGCCTGCCGCTCTCACTACGAATAA
- a CDS encoding sensor histidine kinase, with the protein MRLWPAALGRRDLLLAALPGVLSTALLLAAFAPAQRTLANPANSWTAYSYDSLLNRVHLYALAQRDPHATPEEVRARREQALSSLSSRAAMEREFQELPSLEADAGYRMEELRDLLRRGRPADTTEALAIAQALNASAHLRLNALRDQLLRTLNVIKLSVVLTAILTGLISTLLIARALTSARQAQQARHAREAQHKEALGMAAHELRRPLQALLLATDALRGQDNLRAREKLLRIIEEQAAFLAARTELERLDGMYVNISPRPQPTDLATLLSGLDSARVRVRRPPGPVVSTVDSAQVRQVVENLVENALRYSAGPVLVVLCAPTDTSGPLIRVLDRGPGLPPEQREAVFAVGHDRPRVASGRGLGLPLARRLARANGADLTLHEAQGGGLEARVAFGQG; encoded by the coding sequence ATGCGGCTGTGGCCGGCGGCGCTGGGGCGGCGCGACCTGCTGCTCGCCGCGCTGCCGGGCGTGCTGTCCACGGCGCTGCTGCTGGCGGCCTTTGCCCCGGCGCAGCGCACCCTGGCCAACCCCGCCAACTCCTGGACCGCCTACAGCTACGACTCGCTGCTCAACCGCGTGCACCTGTACGCCCTGGCGCAGCGCGATCCTCACGCCACCCCGGAAGAGGTGCGCGCCCGGCGCGAACAGGCCCTCTCCAGCCTGAGCAGCCGCGCGGCCATGGAAAGGGAGTTTCAGGAGCTGCCCAGCCTGGAAGCCGACGCCGGCTACCGTATGGAGGAGCTGCGCGACCTGCTGCGCCGGGGTCGCCCGGCCGACACCACTGAGGCGCTGGCTATTGCCCAGGCCCTGAACGCCTCGGCCCACCTCCGCCTGAACGCACTGCGGGACCAACTGCTGCGCACCCTGAACGTGATCAAGCTGAGCGTGGTGCTGACCGCCATTCTCACCGGCCTGATCAGCACCCTGCTGATCGCCCGGGCCCTCACCTCGGCCCGGCAGGCCCAGCAGGCCCGCCACGCGCGCGAGGCCCAGCACAAAGAAGCGCTGGGCATGGCGGCCCACGAACTACGCCGGCCCCTGCAGGCCCTGCTGCTGGCCACCGACGCCCTGCGCGGCCAGGACAACCTGCGCGCGCGGGAAAAGCTGCTGCGCATCATCGAGGAGCAGGCGGCCTTTCTGGCGGCGCGCACCGAACTGGAGCGCCTGGACGGCATGTACGTGAACATCAGCCCCCGGCCCCAGCCCACCGATCTGGCCACGCTCCTCAGCGGCCTGGACAGCGCGCGGGTACGGGTGCGCCGCCCGCCGGGGCCGGTGGTGTCGACCGTGGACAGCGCACAGGTACGGCAGGTGGTGGAAAATCTAGTGGAAAACGCCCTGCGCTACTCGGCCGGGCCGGTGCTGGTGGTGCTGTGCGCGCCCACCGACACCAGCGGCCCGCTGATCCGGGTGCTGGACCGGGGCCCGGGCCTGCCGCCCGAACAGCGCGAGGCGGTGTTCGCCGTGGGCCATGACCGCCCGCGCGTGGCCAGCGGGCGCGGCCTGGGGCTGCCCCTGGCGCGCCGGCTGGCCCGCGCCAACGGCGCCGACCTCACGCTGCACGAGGCCCAGGGCGGCGGCCTGGAAGCCCGGGTGGCCTTCGGGCAGGGGTAG
- a CDS encoding carbohydrate kinase family protein — translation MTAHIATPLPLVSLGDLTWDVLAKPDTLLLPGGDSTGRIELSGGGSAANLAVWAQRAGYPARFVGKIGRDRFGELATAELRAEGVDAHLTLSTQHPTGVILGLIDRRGQRAMLTGQGADWELLPEEVPTSALAGAAHLHLTAWSLFRDPPQAAALHAAALARAGGATLSLDPGSFQMIQGMGRDNFLQVLAGVPFDILFPNDDEARAMSGCLDREGAMTWFRTQFPHALIVMKLDDEGVLIEGPEQPRVQVPATEDRAIDATGAGDAFGGAFLAGWLAHRDAVKAAQLAVQVGGWVVARFGARPPADDDLRARLRGGRA, via the coding sequence ATGACCGCCCACATTGCAACCCCCCTGCCGCTGGTGTCCCTGGGCGACCTGACCTGGGACGTGCTGGCCAAACCCGACACGCTGCTGCTGCCCGGCGGCGACAGCACCGGCCGCATTGAGCTGTCGGGCGGCGGCAGCGCCGCCAACCTCGCCGTCTGGGCCCAGCGCGCGGGCTACCCTGCGCGCTTTGTGGGCAAGATTGGCCGCGACCGCTTTGGCGAACTGGCCACCGCCGAACTGCGCGCCGAGGGCGTGGACGCCCACCTGACCCTGAGCACCCAGCACCCCACCGGCGTGATTCTGGGCCTGATTGACCGCCGGGGCCAGCGCGCCATGCTGACCGGCCAGGGCGCCGACTGGGAACTGCTGCCTGAAGAGGTACCCACCAGTGCCCTGGCCGGTGCCGCGCACCTGCACCTGACCGCCTGGAGCCTGTTCCGCGATCCCCCCCAGGCGGCGGCGCTGCACGCGGCGGCGCTGGCGCGCGCAGGCGGCGCGACCCTCAGCCTGGACCCGGGCAGCTTTCAGATGATTCAGGGCATGGGGCGCGACAACTTCCTGCAGGTGCTCGCGGGTGTGCCCTTTGACATCCTGTTTCCCAACGACGACGAGGCCCGCGCCATGAGTGGCTGTCTGGACCGGGAGGGCGCCATGACGTGGTTCCGCACCCAGTTCCCACACGCATTGATCGTGATGAAGCTGGACGACGAGGGTGTGCTGATTGAGGGCCCAGAGCAGCCGCGCGTGCAGGTGCCCGCCACCGAGGACCGCGCCATTGATGCCACGGGTGCCGGAGACGCCTTTGGGGGCGCCTTTCTGGCTGGCTGGCTGGCCCACCGCGACGCGGTGAAGGCCGCGCAGCTGGCGGTGCAGGTGGGCGGCTGGGTGGTGGCCCGCTTCGGCGCCCGTCCCCCGGCCGACGACGATCTGCGCGCCCGCCTGCGTGGGGGCCGCGCATGA
- a CDS encoding type II toxin-antitoxin system Phd/YefM family antitoxin, with product MTAYSLKFAKDNLERIAQETVRNSDETIITLDSGEAVVMIPMEQYEAWKETQLLMTPANRRHLLASMEQYRQGRTTHKSLADLQADAPE from the coding sequence ATGACCGCTTACTCCCTGAAATTCGCCAAGGATAACCTGGAACGTATTGCCCAGGAAACGGTGCGAAACAGCGACGAAACGATCATCACCCTCGACTCCGGCGAGGCGGTGGTCATGATCCCCATGGAGCAATACGAAGCCTGGAAGGAAACGCAGCTGCTGATGACCCCGGCCAACCGCCGTCATCTGCTGGCGTCCATGGAGCAGTACCGCCAGGGCCGCACGACACACAAGAGTCTGGCGGACCTGCAAGCGGACGCTCCAGAGTGA